One genomic segment of Podarcis muralis chromosome 18, rPodMur119.hap1.1, whole genome shotgun sequence includes these proteins:
- the DAPK3 gene encoding death-associated protein kinase 3, whose product MSTFRQENVEDYYEMEEELGSGQFAIVRKCREKKSGLEYAAKFIKKRRLSSSRRGVSREEIEREVDILREIQHPNIITLHDIFENKTDVVLILELVSGGELFDFLAEKESLTEEEATQFLKQILDGVHYLHSKRIAHFDLKPENIMLLDKNVPSPRIKLIDFGIAHKIEAGNEFKNIFGTPEFVAPEIVNYEPLGLEADMWSIGVITYILLSGASPFLGETKQETLTNISAVNYDFDEEYFSNTSELAKDFIRRLLVKDPKKRMTIDQSLEHPWIKVIKRRNVRNEDNGKKPERRRLKTTRLKEYTIKSHSSMPPNNTYVNFERFSKVMEEVAAAEEGLRELQRSKKSFREDIEALRSIYEEKELWYKEENEAVGQDLRQIRQEMQKTEALKRQAQEEARSASLAANGLKRRYRKLENRYEALAKQLASEMKFVQELVRSIELEKLRGGEGDCGIR is encoded by the exons ATGTCCACCTTCCGCCAAGAAAATGTGGAGGACTACTACGAGATGGAGGAAGAACTGGGCAG cgGCCAGTTTGCGATCGTGCGCAAGTGCCGTGAGAAGAAGAGCGGCCTGGAATACGCGGCCAAGTTCATCAAGAAGCGCCGCTTGTCCTCCAGCCGCCGCGGGGTGAGCCGCGAGGAGATCGAGAGGGAGGTCGACATCCTGCGCGAGATCCAGCACCCCAACATCATCACGCTGCACGACATCTTCGAGAACAAGACGGACGTGGTGTTGATCCTGGAGCTGGTCTCCGGCGGAGAGCTCTTCGATTTCCTGGCCGAAAAGGAGTCGCTGACGGAGGAGGAGGCCACGCAGTTCCTCAAGCAGATTTTGGACGGCGTCCACTACCTCCACTCCAAACGCATCGCCCACTTTGACCTCAAG CCTGAAAACATCATGCTCCTTGATAAGAACGTCCCAAGCCCTCGCATCAAGCTGATCGACTTTGGCATTGCCCACAAGATTGAAGCAGGGAACgagttcaaaaacatctttgGCACTCCCGAGTTTGTAG CTCCAGAAATAGTCAACTACGAACCTTTGGGCCTGGAGGCAGATATGTG GAGCATCGGCGTCATCACCTATATCCT CTTAAGCGGCGCCTCTCCGTTCCTGGGCGAAACGAAGCAGGAAACTTTGACCAACATTTCTGCTGTCAACTATGACTTTGACGAGGAGTACTTTAGCAACACCAGCGAACTGGCAAAGGACTTCATTCGGCGGCTGCTCGTCAAGGATCCCAA GAAGCGGATGACGATCGACCAGAGCCTGGAGCACCCATGGATTAAG GTGATCAAGCGCCGGAACGTCCGCAACGAGGACAACGGCAAGAAGCCGGAGCGCCGCCGCCTCAAGACGACCCGCCTGAAGGAGTACACCATCAAGTCCCACTCCAGCATGCCGCCCAACAACACCTACGTCAACTTTGAGCGCTTCTCCAAGGTGATGGAGGAGGTGGCGGCGGCCGAGGAGGGCCTCCGCGAGCTTCAGCGGAGCAAGAAGTCTTTCCGCGAAGACATTGAGGCCCTGCGCTCCATCTACGAGGAGAAGGAGCTGTGGTACAAGGAGGAGAACGAGGCCGTGGGCCAGGACCTGCGGCAGATCCGCCAGGAGATGCAGAAGACGGAGGCCCTCAAGCGCCAGGCGCAGGAGGAGGCCCGGAGCGCCTCGCTGGCCGCCAACGGGCTGAAACGGCGCTACCGGAAGCTGGAGAACCGCTACGAGGCCCTGGCCAAACAGCTGGCGTCCGAGATGAAGTTCGTGCAAGAGCTGGTGCGCTCCATCGAGCTGGAGAAGCTGCGGGGCGGGGAAGGAGACTGCGGCATCCGCTAG
- the LOC114588565 gene encoding uncharacterized protein LOC114588565, producing MWPFNAARRGSLQTWKQDDSLASGHKKLLRRPNMKEAVGAQPLEIVGRGFGRQQQPSGGGKAGKIQRQEACKNEAPAPAPGTEITKPSWRFPAVPDPCLPHPPAVLRAGMAPSWPYVAQMQQPRFPPIRNTSRVIPEPGETLAAASVPHRSGRSTDSRMEEFRVGQLIRSARRRFRLAAAASQEGLEPRQRPLASQGKAGAPLGLLPKPPPRK from the exons ATGTGGCCATTTAACGCAGCAAGAAGGGGCTCTCTACAAACCTGGAAGCAGGATGATTCCCTTGCTTCAG GACACAAAAAACTCCTGAGGCGCCCGAACATGAAGGAGGCTGTAGGAGCACAACCTCTGGAGATTGTG GGCCGTGGTTTcgggaggcagcagcagcccagcggtGGAGGAAAAGCCGGGAAAATCCAGAG GCAGGAGGCCTGCAAGAACGAGGCTCCAGCGCCTGCTCCTGGGACGGAGATCACCAAACCATCGTGGCGGTTCCCGGCGGTTCCCGATCCTTGCCTGCCTCACCCTCCCGCCGTCCTCCGTGCGGGGATGGCTCCTTCCTGGCCGTACGTGGCACAGATGCAGCAGCCACGGTTTCCCCCCATTAGGAACACCTCAAGGGTGATTCCGGAGCCGGGGGAGACTTTGGCTGCTGCCTCTGTGCCGCACCGGTCGGGGAGGAGCACAGACTCCCGCATGGAGGAATTCAGGGTGGGGCAGTTGATAAGATCAG CAAGGAGAAGGTTCCGCTTGGCAGCCGCCGCGTCCCAGGAGGGCCTGGAGCCGAGACAACGGCCTCTCGCCTCACAG GGTAAGGCTGGTGCACCGCTGGGGCTGCtgccgaagccccctccccgcAAATAA